The sequence GTGGGGAAGGAGTGTTATTTCTCCCTGTAGGCAATTGCAGTGAGTATCAGTAGTACAATGCACGCCCAGTTGGATAGAATGAACGTAAAGCCTACAAACATGGTATAGTAACCACTCAGCATACGATGCGTATAGTTCATAACCGCAGCGTTGCTCATTTGCTCGCCTTGTTGATTATGGATATACATCTCTGTGTCGATATCGACATGCACCAGCAGCATACGCACGAAGGCTACGCCGAGCAGTATCAGGCCAAACAGGTTGTATACGGGGTATTTCATCGTCGCGATAGCGGGCAGGGCATTATACAACTTAGGAAACATTGCAAACAGTATCGCCATGGTAACAAAACCAAGGCTCAGTAGTTTGCACAGCCTGCTTTTCTTCACCTGGCGAAAATCTTCTTCGCTCAGTGAGGCAAGTGTGCCATTGATAGCGGGGTTATGTTTTCGGATCTCTGCACCTATGACATTAACCAGGTAGTAGGCAAACACAAACGCCAGCAACGGCTGGCCAATAGCGGAATCAACTAGATACTTCATTTACGATATGGAAGTTAATAAAAAACTCCAAAAAATGACACGCCTGTTCGACGGATAGTAATAATTTAACTTTGAGCAGGGTGGATATGCAGTCTAACCGCCCGACCGGATAAGGCCTTTCTTCTTCAAATCCTCATATAGAGCATTGTATTTGTCTCGCGCAAGTGAGGCTTCCTTTTCCTTTCCGGCCCTGCGTAAATAGTTTATACTCTGCGTATAGAAGACTATCCGGTCGCGCCAAAAGTACTTTTCATTGAGCAGGGCCAGGTTTTCATTATAGGCCGTTTCAGCAGGTGCTAAGTTGTTAGCCGCCAGGCCAATTTCAATTGCGAGGTTATTCAGCTCAAACAATCTTGAACTGTCTTTAATACGCCAGTAGTTCCGGGCCATATCAATATACTTCATCGCGCTATCGTACTGCCCCCGGTATTGGTGAACGATGGCCAGGTTATGCCAGCTAACAACAACTCCATTCTCATAATTCCCGGCCCGGTACAGCGCTATGGCCGTGTCTATCGTTCGTTTGGCCTGTACACCGCGGTTTATCTTACCCTGGAGTAGCCCCAGGTATTTATACATATTAGCCATTTGAAGGGTGTCGTTCAGCTCTTTCCATGTTTCCAGTGCCTGCTCGGCGTAGGGAATTGCCTCGGCTATACTGAATTTCCCTTCGTCGTGTGCAAAGGCAAGATTTTGCAGCACTATAGCCCTGTTGGGCTTGTCGTTCAGTATAGTATAATAGCTTACCGCCTGGCGGAAATGATGAATGCTTTTGTCGGGATCGGGTATGAAGTAGTAGTCGCCTAATTTTTTATTTATCAAGGCCTGGGTAGCCATGTCGCCGGCAGCCAGTGTATCCGCTTTGTGTAATAAAGCGGCGTATTCGCTCTTGTTCTTTTTTGTTTCTGCCTGTTGTAGCAATTGTTTTACATGTGGCGACTGACCGTACGCCGCGTGGACTATGTGTAGAAGGGTTATTAACGTTATAAGTCGCACGATGTTTTTGTTTGTAATGAAAATACAAAAATCTGCTTAATATCAGTCTATTATGGAAGAGCTGGTGTTTTTGCCCAATAGCATTGATACTCAATGGCATCAATTTTTTGTTGTGTTCGCGGGACCTTAAAAATTTTCCTGCTTATGAAAAAATCTACTCAAACTTTTTTGAAAGGGCTTGCCGTTGCGTGCCTTGTAGCGATTGGTGGCAATGCCGGCGCTGCGAATTATGTCGCTACTACTACAGGGGCATGGACAAGCGGCTCTACCTGGCTTGGTGGCGTAGCTCCCTCTACAAACGTCACAAGTGATAATATTACAGTCAATGGGAGTGTGATCGTTTATCTCGATCAGAATGTGTCGATCAGCGGAACGTCAAGTCTTAATGTTATCGGTCAGCTGAATTCAACGGCCGGTCAGGATCTGTATGTGACCAACGGTGCGACCTTTACAGGCGCCGGATCGGTGAATGTGGATAGCCTCGTACTCGGCGGCACTTCTGCAGTGCTGGGCTCAACGGGCAGTATCAACGCGCGCGCATTGACGTCGCTGGGCCTGGCTGTAGCCAGTGGTGCGTCTATTACTGCAAGTGAATCTGTGAAGTTGGCTGCTGGCCTTTTGAATCTTACCAGTGGTACATTCACATTAAACAACAATGGTAAGGTATATGTTGCAGGTGGACAGGCCGGCGTTGGTGGTACTGCCATTGTGAACCTCAATACTTACGATGTACACTACATAGAAACAAGTGCGAACGCTGGTATTGAGCTCTATGCCAGTGGGGTAAGGAATGTATACATCGACGTACCTGCCGCCGATAGTGTTTTGCTAACAGCAAACTGGACACTCGACGATACATTGTGGCTTAACTCGGGAAAGTTTGTTCTGAATGGTAATAACGTAACGATAGGCGGAAATGGTACTGTCGGTGCTGGCGGGTCGGGCACTATTAGTTCTACCCAATCGTCCAGTATCCTTATTACCTCAAACAACAGCTTTTTGGGTAGCCTCAATTTTACTCCCAACGCAGATGTGGTGAACACGCTATTAATAAATTTCGCCAATAGCAATGCTACCGTAAAACTCGGTTCAGATCTGAATATATATACCAACCTGCTGTTGACAAATGGAAAGCTTGACCTTGATGGTAATTTCCTCGCGCTTGGCACAAGCGCTTCAGTGACAGGTGGATCTTCAGCAAGCTACGTGATCACCTCTGATGATGGCGGTATGAGCATGGATGTACCTGCAGGAACAACAGGTACTTTCATGGTAGGCACTGCGGCTAATTTTGCGCCGATCGCGGTAACGGCTAATCCGGGCAGTGCCGGCGGTGTTACCAGTGTTGGTGTAAATACAGGATTGCAATCGGGCATATTTGTTGGTACTGACCTGGCGCTCACACAACCTGTAGTAAATGCAACTTGGGTTGTAGCGACCGATGCAACTACAAATGTGAACATGAATATTGCTCCTATGTGGAGCCCGGCTATGGAGGTGAATGGTTTTAATCGTACAGAAGCCTTCGTTTCGGCTAATACAAACGGTACCTGGGATGTAATGCCTGCCGGCGCAGCCACGGCTTCAGGCAGCTTGTACACTATGACGCGTTCTAATGTAACCTCAGATATCGGCGCTTATTCGGTAATGGATAAAGATGCTGTGAACAGCGTGGAAGAGGTAAAAGCTGACAAGGGCTTTGTACTATATCCTAATCCCGTTGTTAATACGCTGTATTTTAAAATGGCTGCAAGCCTGAATGCGCCAATGCAGGTGAATATTTATGATCTCGCCGGTCACCTGGTGAAGACGGCTGTTGCTAATGCGTCGAATGGTGTATCTGTTGCAGACCTGCCTTCAGGCTTTTATACAGCACAATTCAACTCAGGCGATCATAAAGCCACCGAAAAGTTTGTGAAACAATAATAGTTATCATGGTTTATTAAGGTAAAAATAAAGAGCGACCTATCGAGGCCACTCTTTGGTTTTAAAAACAGAAATGGCAGTGGAAACTGCCATTTTCTTTCTTACTCCTTATATGTACCTCTGTTATGACCAAGGCTCCAGATTCAGGCGCAACACCGTCGAGTCTGCAGGGGTACGGCATATACCGCCCGCATAACTATCATAACTCACTGCCTGTACCGGAACCAGTACCTCTGTTGTTTTGTTAACGTTAACGTTCGTGAAAAGATCGGTTGCTTTTTTCAGCAAAGCGGCGAAGAAATTCAATTCTGATTTGTTCATGATCTTGTTCTTTTTCTACCCCAAAAATAGGGCGGATTATACTCAACAATTGTGACCCCGCTCACCCCGGAGTAGTGATGTTGCTCACCTTTTCTGCTGAGTATTGCTGTTGTTTTCTGATGGGCTTAACAGCTGTGTTAACTCATTCTTAAAAGGTTGGGGAATAATGACTTATGCCCAGCTGTGGCACTGTGTTTTTAGTATACTAGCGGACTAAAAAACAAGGTTATGCGTTTTAATCGTGAAAACCTGCAAGAGCGGGAGAAAGGTTTGGAACAGGAAACTAGGAAAGGAAATCAGGAATTGGAAAAAACAACAGTAACCCGTCCTGGTCAGGAAGAGCTTGAGTTGAGCGAGGTTTCAACTGAAGGTCTGCCTCAGAAAGAACAAGGCCAGCGTGAACAGACCACGGAAAAACGTGAGCTGGGCACAGAAAAGCAGCCGCTGAAGTAGGTTATAAATAGTGTGATTTCGATTATAATAGACGGGGCCCGTAGAAGGGCTCCGTCTATTTTTTTGTTCTTTGACAGATCCCTTTGTTGTTATCAATCAGTCAATACGGTTCACCTTCTAATGATCTCTTATTATTATTGGCAAAGCCGCTCAGGTTATGACATAAGTTTGTTGTTAACTTTACTATGTAGTCTTTTCGCAGCTATGTGTTAAAGGCTTGTAACTATTCCTTCACCACTTGAAAAACGACCCGTATGCAACACCCTCAGCAGCGTTGCTATCAAATACCGTCTTACGGTATCGCACCGATAGGTTCTATCCCAACATCAATCATCTCTTTTATTGCTACCGAACACGCACCTCCGATACCTCCGGGGGATAACCCATAGACTGGCGCTTAAAGCCAGACACATTAACGCGATTACATAATTACACAAGCTTAATGCTTACGCCTCGCCGAGGTATATGAGTCACATCTCACATCATCTCCACAGATAGGATAGCATGACGCTGATGATAAGGGATAAGAGAGCGAAATAAATCGTTTACATCTAAATGAAAACAAGATTATGCTCGACAAAGAAAGGCGCTATTACAATGAACATCGCCACAAACTCAGACAGATCTATCAAAACAAATTTCTGGTAGTAGTAGGGAAGAAGATCATTGGCATTTATGACACGCATGCCGATGCTTATGCCGATAGCCGCAAGGTATTTGATGTAGGTGCCTTCCTGATCTGCAACACCGCGTTACCCCACAGGATATAGACCGTAATCTATATTCAGACCCTTTTCTATTCTCTCACCCCAAAAAGGAAAAACGCCCTTGCTTTTGCGGGGGCGTTTGCGTATGGATCATACCAGCCAATGAAATACCGTTTTTTAACCCTTGACAAGAAGTGTTGCGCAGCAGTACTTTAGCTGGACACCGGGATAGGAGCCTACTCAACGCCGTTCACACACTAAATGAAAACACATATGCTTGACAGAGAAAGGCGCTATTACAACACGCGCCGGCGTAAACTGCAGAAAAAGTACCAATACAAATTTATTGTGCTGGTAGGACGAAAAATAGTAGGCGTGTATGATACACATGCAGAAGCCTTCGCCGATAGCCGCAAAACGTTTGAAACGGGTGCTTTCCTGATCTGTGATACTTCGGTGCCACACAGGATCTAGCGAGGAGTTTTGAACGGCGCAGCCGCTATGCTTGATGAATGCCCCCTGTTATGGGGGCTTTTTTTTGTTGCGTCGCGAATGCGGTTGTATCCAATCCTGTTCATAAGCCGTTAATAGACAGCACTATGTTTTTGTCTAACTTTATAGGAAATATACCTGCATCATGAACCTGGAATTACTAATGAAAAAAGCTGACCTGGAGGAAGCGATCAACACCGTTGAAAACAGTTACCAATCAAAACTGAAAGAAATAAAGCAGCAAGCCTGGAATAAAATAGTTGATGAATTCATGATGTACTTTGAACGGGTGCGTTTTGAAGTTACACTGACGGCCAACGGCGCGTCTGCAAAATATAAGACACAGGAAATAACCATAGCGCGCAGCTTTCGTGCCGCTGATAATGGCATACAGATCGGCGGTGCTATGACCGTTGACGGCAAAACCTTCCCGGTAAGGGCCATTCTTAAAAACAACTGGGTTTGTCCTATTGCGCCACCCAAAGATCAGGCCTTAAGCGATCTGTACCGGCTCGAAAAGGATTTTCTTTACAAAAGTGCGGTAAGCGAGGGTGGAGTCGCGTTTGCTATCGATATCACCCTTACTTCAAACGATGACTCCTTATCATCAAACAGCGGATCTGATTTCCAGCAGATATTGGACATGTTCTTTAGGTGATTAGATCCGGCGGATATTTTATCATCCCCCTTCGTACATTCGGTATACAAAAACAAAACTACCATGTCACACGAAACAGAAGCTACGCCCATCAGAACGCAGATGAATGAGATAATGGAAAAACTTCAGTCGCCCGATCTGCCGGAATCAGAGCGGAATCTATTGCTGATCCGCGCCCAGGGGCTGATGCAACAATACACCCTGCAATTAGAACTGGAGCGGCGAAAATTGGATGAATTTAATAAGTCGCTTCAGGGCATGATCCAAGGTATGTAGAACCCACGTACATTTTTATGAAACGCTAACATGGCATAACAAACGAGGCCCCGTAAAGGGCCTCGTTTATATTTAGAAAAGTTCCGGAAGGATATTATTTCCCCATCCACTTCATGTGCAGCGATCCTTCTGTTACATTCAGTACTACAGTCGAATCTTCGTATTTGCGCATTTTGCCGCTGAAGTCTGCTTTTACTTCCGTACCGTTATCCGATGTGATGTTGACCGTAACGGGTTCCAGGCCTTGCCAGTTAGTGTAAGTGCCTTGAGTGCCGCTACCCAGCGCCATCGTGGTCATCAGGCTGTCTCTGTACGTTTTAGGACCGGAGTATGCCATCTGGCTTACTACCAGCGCCATCTGCTGACCTTTGTAATTGATCATACCGCTAAACGAAGCACCGTTGTTGAGTGTATTGCAACTGATCGAGCTGCCCTCATACAACGTTCCATCTATCTTGGCCTTGAAGTAATAGGCTGGCGTAGCAGGTGTGGGGTCTTCTTTTTTACAAGCTGTAAACAATACAACTGAGGCGAGTGCAAGGAAGAGTGCGTTCTTCTTCATAGTTAGTTTTTGGTTTGTCGTCAAGATAATACAGCCGGCAGGTGAATGCAAATGCTGCGCAGGCCGATTATATTAGGCAGTCCGGCTTTAAAAGCTTACCTTCACTTACTTTCATTGGCCTTTTGCCTTCTCTGAGCCTCTTTTTTGTCCTCCAGTCAGTCTAGACCAACCGCCAATCGCATTTTTTAAATTCTGCTGTATTAGATATCTGGATGTTGCCTCCTGCACGCATTTACCTGCACAGTGTAAATCATACTTATGGAGAAAACGATCGTAGTGAAGTACAAGCCGTTTGGCGACGTGCAGGAATTACTAATACCAGTTTCTTACGAAACAGAAAATGACGATAATATACTGACAGTTCGCTG comes from Polluticoccus soli and encodes:
- a CDS encoding T9SS type A sorting domain-containing protein — its product is MKKSTQTFLKGLAVACLVAIGGNAGAANYVATTTGAWTSGSTWLGGVAPSTNVTSDNITVNGSVIVYLDQNVSISGTSSLNVIGQLNSTAGQDLYVTNGATFTGAGSVNVDSLVLGGTSAVLGSTGSINARALTSLGLAVASGASITASESVKLAAGLLNLTSGTFTLNNNGKVYVAGGQAGVGGTAIVNLNTYDVHYIETSANAGIELYASGVRNVYIDVPAADSVLLTANWTLDDTLWLNSGKFVLNGNNVTIGGNGTVGAGGSGTISSTQSSSILITSNNSFLGSLNFTPNADVVNTLLINFANSNATVKLGSDLNIYTNLLLTNGKLDLDGNFLALGTSASVTGGSSASYVITSDDGGMSMDVPAGTTGTFMVGTAANFAPIAVTANPGSAGGVTSVGVNTGLQSGIFVGTDLALTQPVVNATWVVATDATTNVNMNIAPMWSPAMEVNGFNRTEAFVSANTNGTWDVMPAGAATASGSLYTMTRSNVTSDIGAYSVMDKDAVNSVEEVKADKGFVLYPNPVVNTLYFKMAASLNAPMQVNIYDLAGHLVKTAVANASNGVSVADLPSGFYTAQFNSGDHKATEKFVKQ